From Chromohalobacter canadensis, one genomic window encodes:
- a CDS encoding metal ABC transporter substrate-binding protein, with the protein MSKSLTLLLGAAVLTLSSAARAEAPLNVVASFSILGDMVENIGGEHIDVTTLVGPDGDAHVFSPSPTDARAVGEADLFVVNGLHFEGWLDRLVEASGYAGPVVIASQGIDALSFDEEREEHANHDHDHDHDHDDSHGADQEHGPEDPHAWQDLQNGKRYVENIRDALVEADPAHADDYRRNAGQYIEAIDALDNKVQQRIGEIPEANRVLITNHDAFGYFANAYGLDVLSPVGLSTAAEPSAADMAKLIRQIQERDVQALFLENMTNPALLEQLADETGVAIGGTLYAGALASDGEASTYLGMFKHNVDELTQALDD; encoded by the coding sequence ATGTCCAAGTCTTTGACGTTACTGCTCGGCGCCGCCGTCCTGACGCTTTCCAGCGCAGCGCGTGCCGAGGCGCCGTTGAACGTCGTCGCCAGCTTCAGCATTCTCGGTGATATGGTCGAGAACATCGGCGGCGAGCATATCGACGTCACCACCCTGGTCGGCCCGGATGGCGATGCCCATGTCTTCTCCCCCAGCCCCACCGATGCACGCGCCGTGGGCGAGGCCGACCTGTTCGTCGTCAACGGCCTGCATTTCGAAGGCTGGCTGGACCGCCTGGTGGAGGCCAGCGGTTATGCAGGGCCGGTCGTCATCGCCAGCCAGGGCATCGACGCCCTGAGCTTCGACGAAGAGCGCGAAGAACACGCGAACCACGACCACGACCACGACCACGACCACGATGATAGCCATGGTGCTGACCAAGAGCATGGCCCGGAAGACCCGCATGCCTGGCAGGACCTGCAAAACGGCAAGCGGTACGTGGAGAACATCCGTGACGCGCTCGTCGAGGCGGACCCCGCCCACGCCGATGACTATCGCCGCAACGCCGGGCAATACATCGAGGCCATCGACGCTCTGGATAACAAGGTTCAACAGCGGATCGGCGAGATTCCCGAGGCCAATCGCGTGCTGATCACCAATCACGATGCCTTCGGCTATTTCGCCAATGCCTATGGGCTGGACGTGCTCTCCCCGGTAGGACTCTCCACCGCCGCAGAGCCCAGCGCCGCCGATATGGCCAAGCTGATCCGACAGATCCAGGAACGCGACGTCCAAGCGCTATTCCTGGAAAACATGACCAATCCGGCACTTCTCGAACAACTCGCGGACGAAACCGGCGTCGCCATCGGCGGCACGCTCTATGCGGGCGCCCTGGCCAGTGACGGCGAGGCCAGCACTTACCTCGGCATGTTCAAACACAACGTCGACGAGCTGACGCAAGCCCTCGACGACTGA
- a CDS encoding ABC transporter substrate-binding protein codes for MNASPSLVSRGTRAVLLGACLAAAPLGMAQAQDDTTEVRFSVPPWPGVTVKTELAAQLLETLGYTPQQEQLGTTITYQALNENELDAFLAGWLPAQQGMYDKAMEEGTLVDLGNNVDGARIGFAVPRYVAEAGVTSAEDLDTPENAERFGRTVYSIETGTGMSEQLNAGVDSDMYGLGDWELSETSTPGMLGAADSAINNQEWIVFAGWTPHWMNIKYDLAYLDDPKDLWGEDGGRSDVRTLVTKEFSEAHSNATRLLDQLDFTADDQSDMIRRYDQDEMPKDEAAIAWMRDNADKVEGFLDGVTTRDGEPAWPVVKEAFDL; via the coding sequence ATGAACGCATCACCTTCTCTGGTCTCTCGCGGTACACGTGCCGTGCTACTCGGCGCTTGTCTGGCTGCTGCCCCGCTTGGAATGGCGCAGGCCCAGGACGATACGACCGAGGTGCGCTTTTCAGTGCCGCCGTGGCCAGGCGTCACGGTGAAGACCGAACTCGCCGCGCAACTACTCGAGACGCTGGGCTACACGCCACAGCAAGAACAACTCGGTACCACCATCACCTATCAAGCGCTCAACGAAAATGAGCTCGACGCCTTCCTGGCGGGCTGGTTGCCAGCACAGCAAGGTATGTACGACAAGGCCATGGAGGAAGGCACCCTGGTCGACTTGGGTAATAACGTCGACGGCGCGCGCATCGGCTTTGCGGTGCCCCGTTATGTGGCCGAGGCCGGCGTGACCTCCGCCGAGGACCTCGACACCCCGGAAAACGCCGAGCGCTTCGGCCGCACGGTGTATTCCATCGAGACCGGCACGGGCATGAGCGAGCAGCTCAACGCTGGCGTCGACAGCGACATGTACGGCCTGGGCGACTGGGAGCTTTCCGAGACCTCCACGCCGGGCATGCTGGGCGCCGCCGACAGTGCCATCAACAACCAGGAATGGATCGTCTTCGCTGGTTGGACGCCGCACTGGATGAACATCAAGTATGATCTCGCCTACCTCGACGACCCGAAAGACCTATGGGGCGAAGACGGTGGCCGCAGCGATGTGCGCACCTTGGTCACGAAGGAATTCTCCGAGGCGCACTCCAACGCCACCAGACTGCTCGATCAGTTGGACTTCACCGCCGACGATCAGAGCGACATGATTCGCCGCTACGATCAGGACGAAATGCCCAAGGACGAAGCCGCCATCGCCTGGATGCGCGATAACGCCGATAAAGTGGAAGGCTTCCTCGATGGCGTCACCACGCGTGACGGCGAGCCCGCTTGGCCGGTGGTGAAAGAAGCATTCGATCTGTAA
- a CDS encoding glucan biosynthesis protein — protein MMDRRTLLKRSLALAAFYGLPAAPLLAATRDMPEIADGEPSEFSFEWLQRLAKEMANSSYQNNVRELPSTLANMTPQDYNAIGYDPGHSLWHGLDGELDVQFFHVGMGFNQPVRMYALDPDSHQAREIHFDPEIFRYDDADVDVAQLEGEDTLGFAGFRVFKAPSLTERDIVSFLGASYFRAVDDTYQYGISARGLAVNTFAESEDEEFPTYTRFWLETPEPDSTTFTAYALLDSPKVAGAYRFVIHCEAERVVMEIDKHLYPREAIEQLGIAPMTSMFSCGTHQRRMCDTIHPQIHDSDRLTMWRGNGEWVCRPLNNPPKLQYNSFADDAPKGFGLLQTERDFDAYEDVIGNYHERPSLWVEPRNDWGKGEIQMMEIPTTGETMDNVVAFWKPSKAVEPGDSLNFTYRLYWSAQAPVTTDLARIRATRSGMGDFTEGWAPGEHYPEEWARRFAVDYVGGDILRIAKNGPPIMAQLDVSRGKTSDIQIFQVEEFEGIRVIFDWYPTEDSVDPIDMRMVLEGDGDALSETWLYQYFPPPPEQREHPPHPLDA, from the coding sequence ATGATGGATCGACGCACCTTACTCAAGCGCTCGCTGGCCTTGGCGGCCTTTTATGGACTGCCCGCCGCGCCGCTACTGGCGGCGACGCGCGACATGCCCGAGATCGCCGATGGCGAGCCAAGCGAATTCAGCTTCGAATGGTTGCAGCGCCTGGCCAAGGAAATGGCCAATTCCAGCTATCAAAATAACGTACGTGAGTTGCCCTCGACGCTGGCGAATATGACCCCGCAGGATTACAACGCCATCGGTTACGATCCGGGGCATTCGCTGTGGCACGGTCTCGATGGCGAGCTCGACGTGCAGTTCTTCCACGTGGGCATGGGGTTCAATCAACCCGTGCGCATGTACGCCCTCGATCCGGATTCTCACCAGGCTCGCGAGATCCACTTCGACCCCGAGATCTTTCGCTACGACGATGCGGATGTCGACGTAGCCCAGCTCGAGGGCGAGGACACATTGGGCTTTGCCGGCTTCCGTGTCTTCAAGGCGCCCTCGCTGACCGAGCGCGACATCGTCTCTTTTCTCGGCGCCAGTTACTTCCGCGCGGTGGACGACACCTACCAATACGGCATCTCGGCACGCGGCCTGGCGGTCAATACCTTTGCCGAGTCGGAGGACGAGGAGTTCCCCACCTATACGCGTTTCTGGCTGGAGACGCCCGAACCGGACAGCACCACCTTTACCGCCTATGCCCTGCTCGACTCGCCCAAGGTGGCCGGTGCCTATCGCTTCGTCATCCACTGCGAGGCTGAGCGCGTGGTCATGGAGATCGACAAGCACCTCTATCCGCGTGAGGCTATCGAACAGCTGGGAATCGCACCGATGACCAGCATGTTCAGTTGCGGCACGCACCAGCGGCGCATGTGCGACACCATTCATCCGCAGATTCACGACTCCGACCGTTTGACGATGTGGCGCGGCAACGGTGAATGGGTCTGCCGGCCGCTCAACAATCCGCCGAAACTGCAGTACAACTCATTCGCCGACGATGCACCCAAGGGCTTTGGATTGTTGCAGACGGAGCGTGATTTCGACGCTTATGAAGACGTGATCGGCAATTACCATGAGCGTCCCAGCCTCTGGGTCGAGCCGCGCAATGACTGGGGCAAGGGCGAGATTCAGATGATGGAGATTCCCACCACTGGCGAAACCATGGACAACGTGGTGGCGTTCTGGAAGCCCAGCAAAGCCGTCGAGCCGGGCGATTCCCTGAACTTCACATATCGTCTTTACTGGAGTGCGCAAGCGCCGGTGACCACGGATCTTGCGCGTATCCGTGCGACCCGCAGCGGCATGGGGGACTTCACCGAAGGCTGGGCGCCCGGCGAGCACTATCCTGAGGAGTGGGCGCGGCGCTTCGCGGTGGATTACGTGGGCGGCGACATCCTGCGTATTGCCAAGAACGGCCCCCCGATCATGGCGCAGCTGGACGTGTCGCGCGGCAAGACGAGCGACATTCAGATCTTTCAGGTCGAAGAGTTCGAGGGCATTCGCGTGATTTTCGATTGGTATCCCACGGAGGATTCGGTCGATCCCATCGATATGAGAATGGTCCTGGAAGGCGACGGCGATGCGCTGAGTGAAACCTGGCTTTACCAGTACTTTCCTCCGCCTCCGGAGCAGCGCGAGCACCCGCCGCATCCGCTCGATGCCTGA
- the gloA gene encoding lactoylglutathione lyase gives MSFQGEQYPGVQTPSAETQGFRFNHTMLRMKDPERSLAFYSRVFGMRVLRKLDFPEMQFSLYFLANVDDNDAVPKDTAERNAYTFAQKGILELTHNWGTEDQEGFAYHDGNAEPQGFGHICFSVPDLSAAVAWFDANQVEFKKRPDEGKMKDVAFVKDPDGYWIEVVQPELSKELGQ, from the coding sequence ATGAGTTTTCAGGGCGAACAGTACCCCGGCGTGCAAACGCCGTCGGCCGAAACCCAAGGGTTTCGCTTCAACCACACCATGCTGCGCATGAAGGACCCCGAGCGTTCGCTGGCGTTCTACTCGCGAGTCTTCGGAATGCGTGTGCTGCGTAAGCTCGACTTTCCGGAAATGCAGTTCTCGCTGTACTTTCTGGCCAACGTGGACGACAACGACGCCGTGCCGAAAGACACCGCCGAGCGCAACGCCTATACCTTCGCGCAGAAGGGCATCCTCGAGCTGACCCACAACTGGGGCACCGAGGACCAGGAAGGCTTTGCCTACCATGACGGCAATGCCGAGCCACAGGGCTTCGGGCATATCTGCTTTTCGGTGCCGGACCTGTCCGCCGCGGTGGCGTGGTTCGACGCCAACCAGGTCGAATTCAAGAAGCGCCCCGACGAAGGCAAGATGAAGGACGTGGCCTTCGTCAAAGACCCCGACGGCTACTGGATCGAGGTCGTCCAGCCGGAGCTCTCCAAGGAACTTGGCCAGTAA
- a CDS encoding FUSC family protein, with product MLRISTDHWLLALRTVLAVWLALFLSLRLDLYQPAWAILAVMIVTLQPVMFTGGTPPIGIIIGRSIARFFGTLFGAVAGLVLIALFGQQPMLYLLFAGAWLAFCMYWVMLEQDEYWGYVMMLSGYTATLVSLTALGTGVDDIWTIAQARFTETALGIGCGLLMHVLIAPRFGSRDLPGALSTLLSDAADDTLAALDAQRPHETRAQHLKALLSRHQRFEKSRGLTRLETRRLSHFIPALDRFASDSLALITAIRELEVALDYLRECDDGDRWLAHLREDSVAWLRAVTEHHEAAPEGRPTLTPFAWDTHAVAPRSRVRAELVRQRLGEVLGLLQHGRQLRHALEKPASSRVHSLPRRRRSRATHNEHFVARYNALRVFVAFELLGQFWIHSGWQSGYLAMMLLGVFTMLFAKAPNPAAVVYQFLWGTLAAVTLGGILLFLIFPIISGFPLLAIAIGIPVMIGTLLTTRPRWAAMGLSGAVTLMTLLNLHSTYTFSPATYINGGVASIIGTTTAMLTYSLMRQRSPAERIRTLMGAYWQGLARLMRETSLPNRARLESRLYDRLGRIVALGGSDDNVREAVDLHALALCVWRIRRLREALGPHRADIEDWLDDIGARLTAHQHHAPAVWEQLSDQARAWVDTLYHEPKIPVATVGEMAMLGHLMRTAPGAGLEAQKDTSTPPTDTHREEAPHAG from the coding sequence ATGTTGCGCATTTCCACCGACCATTGGCTATTGGCGTTACGCACGGTGTTGGCCGTCTGGCTGGCGCTGTTTCTGTCGCTACGCCTGGATCTCTATCAACCCGCGTGGGCCATACTCGCGGTGATGATCGTGACCCTGCAGCCGGTCATGTTTACCGGTGGCACTCCGCCGATCGGCATCATCATCGGGCGCAGCATCGCGCGCTTCTTCGGCACCTTGTTCGGGGCCGTGGCCGGCCTGGTGCTGATCGCGCTGTTCGGTCAGCAGCCGATGCTGTACCTGCTGTTCGCTGGGGCCTGGCTGGCGTTCTGCATGTATTGGGTGATGCTCGAACAAGACGAGTATTGGGGCTACGTGATGATGCTCAGTGGCTATACCGCCACGCTGGTATCGCTGACCGCCCTTGGCACCGGGGTCGATGACATCTGGACCATCGCTCAGGCGCGCTTCACGGAAACCGCCCTGGGTATCGGCTGCGGCTTGCTCATGCACGTGCTGATCGCGCCACGTTTCGGCAGCCGTGACCTGCCCGGGGCGTTGTCGACCTTGTTGAGCGACGCCGCCGACGACACCCTGGCGGCCCTCGACGCGCAGCGCCCACACGAGACACGCGCCCAACACTTGAAGGCGTTGTTGAGCCGCCATCAGCGGTTCGAAAAATCGCGCGGGCTGACGCGCCTCGAAACCCGCCGCCTGAGCCACTTCATCCCCGCGCTGGACCGCTTCGCCAGCGACAGCCTGGCGCTGATTACCGCCATTCGCGAACTGGAAGTCGCCTTGGATTACCTGCGCGAGTGCGACGATGGCGACCGCTGGCTGGCACATTTACGTGAAGACAGCGTGGCCTGGCTGCGCGCCGTGACCGAGCATCACGAGGCCGCCCCCGAGGGCCGACCCACGCTGACGCCCTTCGCCTGGGATACCCACGCCGTCGCGCCGCGCAGCCGTGTCCGTGCGGAACTGGTGCGCCAGCGCCTGGGCGAGGTCCTGGGCTTGCTGCAACACGGTCGCCAACTGCGCCATGCCCTGGAAAAACCGGCCTCCTCGCGCGTGCACTCCCTGCCCCGGCGGCGGCGCTCGCGAGCCACCCACAACGAGCACTTCGTGGCTCGCTACAACGCCCTGCGCGTGTTCGTCGCCTTCGAACTGCTGGGCCAGTTCTGGATTCATAGCGGCTGGCAATCCGGCTATCTGGCGATGATGCTGCTGGGCGTTTTCACCATGCTGTTCGCCAAGGCGCCCAACCCCGCCGCGGTGGTCTACCAGTTCCTGTGGGGCACGCTCGCCGCCGTCACGCTGGGCGGCATACTGCTGTTTCTGATCTTCCCAATCATTAGTGGCTTTCCGCTGCTGGCCATCGCCATCGGCATCCCGGTGATGATCGGCACGCTGCTCACGACGCGCCCCCGCTGGGCGGCCATGGGGCTCTCCGGGGCTGTCACGCTAATGACGCTTTTGAATCTGCACAGCACTTACACCTTCTCGCCCGCGACCTACATCAACGGCGGGGTGGCCTCGATCATCGGCACTACTACGGCGATGCTCACCTATTCGCTGATGCGCCAGCGTTCCCCTGCCGAGCGCATTCGCACGCTGATGGGCGCCTATTGGCAAGGATTGGCACGCCTGATGCGCGAGACCTCGCTGCCCAATCGCGCGCGCCTGGAAAGCCGCTTGTACGATCGCCTGGGGCGCATCGTCGCCCTCGGCGGTAGCGACGACAACGTGCGCGAAGCCGTCGACCTGCATGCCCTCGCCTTGTGCGTGTGGCGTATTCGCCGCCTACGCGAGGCGCTCGGCCCGCACCGCGCGGATATCGAGGATTGGCTGGACGACATCGGCGCCCGCCTCACGGCTCACCAGCACCATGCGCCGGCGGTGTGGGAGCAGCTTTCCGATCAGGCGCGGGCATGGGTGGATACGCTCTACCATGAGCCGAAGATTCCCGTCGCCACCGTCGGCGAGATGGCCATGCTCGGTCATCTCATGCGCACTGCCCCCGGCGCGGGTCTGGAAGCGCAAAAAGACACCAGCACGCCCCCCACCGACACACATCGAGAGGAGGCACCTCATGCTGGCTGA
- a CDS encoding DUF1656 domain-containing protein, which produces MLAEWSLLGFLVPPLALPVLIALGLYLLLRRVFVRLGLYHWFWQPVLLDIGLYALLLWSVLALAGALPIAPPKEG; this is translated from the coding sequence ATGCTGGCTGAGTGGTCATTGCTGGGTTTTTTGGTACCGCCGCTGGCGTTACCCGTACTCATCGCCCTTGGGCTGTACCTCCTGCTGAGGCGGGTGTTCGTGCGCCTGGGGCTCTATCACTGGTTCTGGCAGCCCGTGCTGCTGGATATCGGACTTTACGCACTGTTGTTGTGGTCGGTGCTCGCCCTCGCCGGCGCCCTGCCGATCGCGCCTCCAAAGGAAGGATGA
- a CDS encoding efflux RND transporter periplasmic adaptor subunit, whose translation MTLPASVRKIMRPLLTLVILALAVVAIAQIWQHYMHDPWTRDGRIRADVVNLGTDVTGLVENLQAEDNDYVEAGEVLFTIDRQRYQLALDNARANLNRLQQQRDEARAANARRQKLKDYVSQENKDDARFSLATAQAEVEQAKVEVEQAQLDLKRATVRAPVDGYVTNLLLRPGQYVSAGEDALTLVDANSFYALGYFEETKLDDVHIGAPARVKLMSNDTPIWGHVDSYARGISDNSLSNQNSGLAAVNASFDWVRLSQRIPVRIEFDHLPDDVKLSAGLTATVYLNETREDANDTPGWQRTLTRWWESLVSI comes from the coding sequence ATGACCCTACCCGCAAGCGTTCGCAAGATCATGCGACCGCTGCTGACTCTCGTGATCCTCGCCCTGGCCGTCGTCGCCATCGCGCAGATCTGGCAGCACTACATGCATGATCCCTGGACACGCGATGGCCGCATCCGGGCCGATGTAGTCAACCTGGGCACCGATGTCACCGGCCTGGTCGAGAACTTGCAAGCCGAGGACAACGACTACGTCGAGGCTGGCGAGGTATTGTTCACCATCGATCGCCAGCGCTATCAGTTGGCGCTGGACAACGCGCGCGCCAACCTGAACCGCCTACAGCAGCAGCGCGACGAGGCCCGCGCGGCCAATGCCCGCCGCCAGAAGCTCAAGGACTATGTGTCTCAAGAGAACAAGGACGATGCGCGCTTCTCCCTGGCAACCGCCCAGGCCGAAGTCGAGCAGGCCAAGGTCGAGGTCGAGCAAGCGCAGTTGGACCTCAAGCGCGCTACCGTCCGGGCGCCGGTAGATGGCTATGTCACCAACCTGCTGCTACGTCCGGGGCAATACGTCTCGGCAGGCGAGGATGCGCTGACGCTGGTCGACGCCAACAGCTTCTATGCACTGGGCTATTTCGAGGAAACCAAGCTCGACGACGTACACATCGGCGCCCCGGCCCGGGTAAAACTGATGTCTAATGACACCCCCATCTGGGGGCACGTCGACAGCTACGCACGTGGCATCTCCGACAACAGCCTGAGTAACCAGAATAGCGGGCTCGCCGCAGTGAATGCCTCGTTCGACTGGGTGCGACTCTCGCAGCGCATTCCCGTACGCATCGAGTTCGACCACCTGCCCGACGACGTCAAACTCTCCGCCGGGCTCACCGCCACCGTCTACCTCAACGAGACCCGCGAGGACGCCAACGACACCCCCGGTTGGCAACGCACCCTCACCCGCTGGTGGGAATCGCTGGTCAGTATTTGA
- a CDS encoding MFS transporter: MKAATNRPTTLSAAWSLWTLLLGVGLLMMGNGLQGSLLGVRASAADFGNMVTGLVMSSYFVGFLLGSVLTPRKLREVGHVRVFAALASITSVAILIHALFVEPMVWAAMRFVTGFTYAGLYVVAESWLNGYASNRLRGRLLAIYMVISYLGMGGGQLLLGSADPSGMALFLLVSILVSLALVPILISYTPQPELSQPEAMSLRALYRLSPLGTVGCFMTGITNGAVFGMGAVFATNSGLSVAQVSVFMSVFIFGGALLQWPLGKLSDKVDRQWVIVGVALVAVVLSLAGALVSGWSPMALTLLGALLGATTLTLYSIFLACANDFLTDQQTVAASASLVLALGIGAILGPASAGVLMEWLGPDGFLWDLAVMHIVMVLFGLYCIRHYPTSESPEQGHYVMVASDTTPLGTAWTEEAAQEEGQLELALELELEEESNEGST; this comes from the coding sequence ATGAAGGCCGCCACCAATCGTCCCACCACGTTGTCCGCCGCCTGGAGTCTATGGACGCTGCTGCTCGGCGTGGGGCTTCTAATGATGGGCAATGGCCTGCAGGGCTCGCTACTCGGGGTGCGGGCCTCGGCGGCGGATTTCGGCAACATGGTGACGGGGCTGGTGATGTCGTCCTACTTCGTGGGCTTTTTGCTGGGCTCGGTGCTGACACCCCGCAAGCTGCGCGAGGTCGGTCATGTGCGGGTCTTCGCGGCGCTGGCATCGATTACCTCGGTGGCGATTCTGATTCACGCCCTGTTCGTCGAGCCCATGGTCTGGGCGGCCATGCGCTTCGTCACCGGTTTCACCTATGCCGGACTCTACGTGGTCGCCGAGAGCTGGCTGAACGGTTATGCCTCCAACCGGCTGCGCGGGCGCTTGCTGGCGATCTACATGGTGATCAGCTATCTCGGCATGGGTGGCGGGCAACTGCTGCTGGGCAGTGCCGATCCGTCGGGCATGGCGCTGTTCCTGCTGGTGTCGATCCTGGTCTCGCTCGCCCTGGTGCCGATCTTGATCAGCTACACGCCGCAGCCCGAACTCAGCCAGCCCGAGGCGATGAGCCTGCGTGCGCTGTATCGGCTCTCGCCGCTGGGCACGGTGGGCTGCTTCATGACCGGTATCACCAATGGCGCCGTCTTCGGCATGGGCGCTGTGTTTGCCACCAACAGCGGCTTGAGCGTCGCCCAGGTGTCGGTCTTCATGAGCGTTTTCATCTTCGGCGGCGCGCTTTTGCAGTGGCCGCTGGGCAAGTTATCCGACAAGGTCGACCGGCAGTGGGTGATCGTCGGTGTCGCCCTGGTCGCGGTGGTGCTGTCGCTGGCCGGCGCGCTCGTCAGCGGCTGGTCGCCGATGGCATTGACGCTGCTCGGGGCGTTGCTGGGCGCGACGACGCTCACGCTCTACTCGATCTTTCTGGCCTGCGCCAATGACTTCCTGACCGACCAGCAGACCGTGGCGGCCAGTGCGAGTCTCGTCCTGGCGTTGGGCATCGGCGCCATTCTCGGGCCGGCCAGCGCCGGGGTGCTGATGGAATGGCTGGGGCCGGATGGCTTCCTGTGGGACCTGGCCGTCATGCACATCGTCATGGTGCTGTTCGGGCTTTATTGCATTCGCCACTATCCCACCAGCGAATCGCCCGAGCAGGGCCACTACGTGATGGTGGCCTCGGACACCACGCCGCTGGGTACGGCCTGGACGGAAGAAGCCGCGCAGGAAGAAGGGCAACTGGAACTGGCGTTGGAGCTGGAGCTGGAGGAAGAGAGCAATGAAGGGTCGACCTGA
- the nfsA gene encoding oxygen-insensitive NADPH nitroreductase, translating into MNPVIELLNAHRSIRRFTDRKITPELLRELIQAGQSAATSSHVQAYSVIHVKDPANRETIAELAGGQDYIATCSDFLVFCADMKRPAEAAERAGADATRGMTEQLLVASVDAALMAQNVVVAAESEGLGICYIGGIRNNPQAVSDLLHLPEHVYPVFGLCLGYPDQTSEVKPRLPVEAILKEDYYCDDQAHVEAFDASMREYYQARSNTQKDTTWSQNLTPLFEHKVRPHMRDFLVSRGFEMK; encoded by the coding sequence ATGAATCCCGTCATCGAACTACTCAACGCACACCGCTCGATCCGCCGCTTCACCGATCGCAAGATCACCCCGGAGTTGCTGCGGGAGCTCATCCAGGCCGGGCAAAGCGCCGCGACATCCAGCCATGTGCAGGCCTATAGCGTCATCCACGTGAAGGACCCGGCCAATCGCGAGACCATCGCCGAACTGGCGGGCGGGCAAGACTACATCGCCACCTGTTCCGATTTCCTGGTGTTCTGCGCCGACATGAAGCGCCCCGCCGAGGCCGCCGAACGCGCCGGCGCCGACGCCACCCGCGGCATGACCGAGCAATTGCTGGTCGCCAGCGTGGACGCCGCGCTCATGGCGCAGAACGTCGTCGTGGCCGCCGAATCCGAAGGGTTGGGTATCTGCTATATCGGCGGTATTCGCAACAACCCGCAAGCCGTGAGCGATCTGCTGCACCTGCCCGAGCACGTCTATCCAGTCTTCGGACTGTGCCTCGGCTATCCGGATCAGACCTCGGAGGTCAAGCCGCGCCTCCCGGTCGAGGCCATCCTCAAGGAAGACTACTACTGCGACGACCAGGCCCATGTCGAAGCCTTCGACGCTTCCATGCGCGAGTACTACCAAGCGCGCAGCAACACGCAAAAAGACACCACCTGGTCGCAAAACCTCACGCCGTTGTTCGAGCACAAGGTGCGCCCCCACATGCGTGACTTCCTCGTCTCGCGCGGCTTCGAAATGAAGTGA